aagtttattaaaaactataaaaacatGAGTAGAACTTATTAAATACCcataaaattgtgatttttataattttcaggCAATAGTAGAGAGTggcaaaaaaaaagtgttataatAAACTGTGTTGGTAGTATTTCTCTTGTATGATTACCACCAACCcatgaaaaaaataacagtGACATTTGTTGAATGCTTGAGCCATGTGTTTGACTGTTATTCATTTACGTTGCTTTAAAAAACCATGTATTTGAGAAAGTGACAAGAGCCGGAAGCATCATTTATTTGTATTAAGAATTTAGTAGTGTGAGTTACAATTAGCTGGGAATTGAGTGTCATTTTCCACAGAAGTCTCGAATTCCTTGTGTAAACTAATTGCTCGAGAGCATACGATGAATTAACATTTGACTGTTCGTTGAATTTACATTACgtacaaaatattattcttaggTTTATTTTGAACATCTACAGTTTAGATTCCATATTTTAAGGAAATGTTGTCGACATTTGTTTTAAGTTGTAGCTTTCACGAGATATTTGGAATCTAGAATCCAGATTTTAAGGAAagggaaaaatgaaatttagtaGTATGAGGTTTTGGTCATGTGTGACTGGATCTCTGAACTTTAAAAGGTAGTATTTTCAACGTATGTTGAATAATtcttcttataatatttttgggtGAGAGTTGATAGAATCAGTCACATAACTAGGtagtccataatttttttttgagttgGAGAAGCTTAGTcctaacttttaaaaagtgTATATTTCAATGCTTTAACATTTTATAAGTGTACAAGATAGTccataattttttctattaaaagttAGTAATCTATTATGGAACTAGCACATGActcgttttattttaaaattatttttattatttagactTTTTTGTTGAGAAAAAGTAGTAAAATGAAGAGACACCTCCAATACAGCTAGATAAGACACCAACGATATATTAGGATTATCAGTAAAAATTTACTTAGAAGATTATTGCATTAACCTAAACCATGAACAATTCTATCTGAATATATACCTATTCAACTAGCCTAAGTATCAAGAAATCTCTCAAGAGAAGGTTATCTACCAAGTAGGAAAAGTCACCCCATGATCTCTTATCTACCACACAAGTATTTCGCAGGACTTCCTTATGTCTTATCCAACACATTTCTATTCACTTTTTATCCAAAAATTTtgatctttaatatttttttataattcatgaACACCTTAATAATCAAAATGCACCTTTTTAAAGTCCAGGATCGACCCCCAAATTTCAAGATGTAACTTTTACATTTGAATGAGAATAAATGTTTCCATGTTTCCTccaatagaataaaaatatttcctaaaaaATTTCAGAGAATATTTTTGAACtagttagaataattttttctcatGAGTGAAAGATTACTTTAATTGAGTGAAAGATTAATTTAGTTTCTGATAGtaattgcatatatatatatatatatatatacactgacaatataaaataattttacattatcattgaTCAAACACCaccatgtatgataaatttattattttaacaaaattatcttaaaagttatataaacgatgatttatgatttgataatagtaaaattattttacattatcaatacaTTACCATTaaactcattattttttaaaaagtgaaataataACCAAACCAAAAATTCTATTCTAGAGAACCTCACCCCAAAAGAATGGCATAGTTAGAAACGAAAGATTAACGTACCAAAAGTCACTTTAAAGCCAATATTGTCAACTATTGAACACTGCAAAGAAGTTTCTGTGATCTTCAACAAGCTTTACATATATTAGCTCTAACCCACATGATGAATATGAAAAATCAGGCACTGTTGACATTCTccaaaaataaatctaaaatctttaaaGGTCACATAAGAGTGAAAAACAAAAGTACAAAGAGTACTATTCTGAGAGACCAAATTCTCCCATTCCCATGTAGACCAGCAGAATCTGTCTGAATCATGATTTTGAACTTGCAATCTccagttgaaggatctttgtCAGTGACAACAGAAAGACCGGGGAATTTGCATGCACTGTCAATCTGGTCATTCACTTGGAAGTAACTATTGAATGCATAAGAAAGATTACCACGAGCATCTAAACCACCACATGAAGTTTGATATCCAAGACTTGTGCAATCTGCATTTTGACAAGCATAAGACACACTTGGTGCCACTTGATCACTATTGAGGTTTGCTGAGGTTTTCAAAATGCACCACTTTTTGGGTAGATATGCCACCCCAGTAGCAGCTACTAAGCCATTGGCTCTTGATCCTATGTTAAGCATGTACTTGGGTTGTCCATCATAGTAAAACAACCCCCAATGTCTTTCAAAATTACCCGGCTGAATGCTTTTGAAATCTTCATCTATGAGACTAAACAAGTAAGCATCCATAGGACCAGGCCTCATTGGTGTCCCTTTTCCGGCAATGTAGCGCGACATGAAGCCTTGGTTGAAGCGTTGCGCGTATTGAAGGTTTGCGTTTCTGTCTCCATCTGTAGGCCACCCAACTTCTCCCACAATTATAGGCATGTTTCCGAAACCATTCTTCTGCAGTGCCCACACTAGAGTATCATGGTTGGCATCAAAGACATTGTCATAGATCCTTCCGTTGTCATTTATAGGAGACTGAAAGCCATTGAAGAAGGCATAGTCAACAGGAAAATTGGAGTCTGAATAGAGGCTGATGAAAGGATAGATGTTCACGGTAAATGGAGCGTTGTTCTGGCTCAAGAACTTAACAATCTGCACCATGAGATCATGGATGTTTTGCCTGAAGTCTCCATCAGAAGGTACTTGTGTGCTCTGATACACATCGGCGTTTAGGGGAACAGTGACCTTAACCTGATTGCCTAAACCAGCTTTCACAAGAGCTGATTGGATGTTTTGAAGAGCTGGAAGTGTTATGGCTTCAAAGGTTCCATTGTAAGTTGACAAGAAAGGTTCATTTCCCACTGCAACATACCttgaaaaaattacaagaaataaTGTTTGAGAAAATATAGGAATTACAACATTGACATATGAATAGTCATAATTTGACAATTGAGGAAATAaacatttctaaattagaaGACAGGTTTCCTTGATTCCTCTCCTTCAGAAGGGAAATATTTCAATCTTAACTCCCAATGAAAATCAGATCTAACCACACTCGACCTCTGACAAAATTGCGAAGACATTGCAAGTTTGCAACCATTTAGTTTTACAAAAGCAACAGAGGAGTAAATAACCATATTATGTTTCTCACCAGCTCATACTGAtggaattttaaaaactatgttCTACTTTTATGTTCTCATTTCATCAACCATAGGCCATGGCTTAATGTTACTACCTCCTTCCCATAGCTTTTGATGTTTAAGGTTATTGCGcacatagataaaaaaatattcaatggaactaaaaattgttatatttggACTAAAATGACCTTATTTAATACCTTGATCTTTGATATTTGCACCACTAGTAGTGGTATTAAATAAGCgtatatttgagaaaaaagcATTAATTAGACTTTGAAACTCTAATACGTCAAATGTTTTGAGGAAAAAATAGAAACTCTTAGGCATCAAATGTTTTGGGGAAAAAATAGAAAGCTAAAACATTAAAAGATATGGGAAGGACCAAAGGAGGTAGTAGTTGACAAGAATTAGCATCATATCCGTATCACTCTTGTGCAACTACAATCAATTcagcacataaaaaaaaaacgaaagagACATCAAGTGATccataaattttgatttcaaattaCACCAAGTCAAAACAAGACTAGTTTCAAGAAATGGAGGAACCTTATTGCTGTGAAGATCATATTAAAAAAGGATGATTGAACACTAACTCCAAGGCTTTAAATATCATGATCTATTCACacaaatattcatttataaACGATGAAGAAACAAGGGGCATGCCATGTTTTGCAGAGATTGACACTAGAAAGCCATTCACGAAGGCAGAgactagaagaagaaaaaacattattccTTTTACCTTGTTTCCGTATAGAAAATCACTCAAACTTGGTCATATTTGAGGGGATTtgatttctaaaacaaataaattagaatTGATTTCTTAATCAAACCAAATCAATTATACTTTTAATGATTATGTGGAGTATTCCACTTCCAGTTACGATGATTTCTTCTAAAATTGTTCTGTACCATTTCTTCTCAAAAGCATTGAAGCAGATACCACAGTCCTTAACAAAACCTCCAAACTCTCGGCTTAACAAAGTCCATCCACAACATGAAATGCAGAAATTGCATGATAGCTGAATCAATCAATCCATGTAATTCATACCCAAAGTTGTGAAAAGCAATGGTTGATTGAACTCAACTTAAATcatataatagaaataaaagggTAATTTACCTGATGTCCACTCCCCCAGATGAGACATGTGCTGAAACATTCTTAGAAACCCATTTTTCAGCTGCTTGCATATTGTTAGCCAGTGTGTAAAGCATGTCATTTGGTATACCCACCATCACCTGAATCCCAGACTTCTTAAGAGCATTAAGAATATCAGGGTCAGCATCAAAAAGCTTAACTTTCTGAATACCATTGTCCTTTAGCATTTTCACTATAGTGGATGCTGGCAAAGGGTGTGTTAATTGTGTGCCCCAATTAACACCAATTCCATTCACTAAACCCACCAACAGTGCAGCAAAGAACACAAGAACAAGGCACCCCCTAAGCTTTCCACACACCATCAATTCCATAAAAACTGAACCAAGATAAACAccaatagaaaaatcaaatctaTGCTCTTTTGTAAGAGTATATCAAATCTGAACCTCAAAGGTGGCTTTTTTATTCCTGGATTTCAcaagtttgtttatttattctGCAACAAGGCATGCATGCTCAAAACAGCAGAATCTGAATAATAGTTCAACCACACACTGAGCTGATAGCAGAAGACTACTACTCCACAGTGAAGAAGTTTGGTTAGAACGCAAAGGGTGAATCGGTGACACGAAAGCAAGATCACAAGTATGGAAAGTGCCAAAGAGAGGCCCCCAGATGGAAATTCTCAGAAAGTAACAAACAAAGATGAAGCGGTTAAAAAGCCAAGCAGAAAAGGTAAGAACAGATCGCTTTGGATTGCAGAAACTTTTTTGCTATGTTAAGCGCTTTAGCTTTGCTGCTTGTACAGAAGAGTAAAGAGAGTAGTGAGAGAAAGATGGAGAGAGAAAGTGGCATTATTGAATTATGTATGAGAGAGAAGTATTTTATGGTGGAGAATCTTTTTTCTTTGGGTGAAGTAAGTAGCCAACAGCATGCCCGGCAAAATGGTACACCTCACTTTGTTAAGAAAACTACAGAAAATCCCACGTGGCTACTCACTATAACAAAATTCACATTGACGGTTGAAACTTTAAAGTTGAAACTGTTTTCTTGTAGCTGTAATTAAAGTTCCTATgtgttgaaaattgaaattgtttttGGTAGTATAAGACTAATTCTCATACTAgacttaatatatatttaaagtgTTTCGTACTTCTATAATAATAGTATGCttcatagaaattaaatttttattatctcACACAAATTTAGTATGTAGAATTATAAATTAACTTgctaatttgaaaagaaaatttaagtaTTGAAGAGAAAAGATAGAAAATTTAACTTGCTAGTTTGAATTCTCTcagtaatattttaataaaattaacattgacttataaaaaaaacataatattctTTTCGAATCCAATTGCAAACAAGTCTACGACTTGCTTTTGCTGTGCTCTATTTTGAATTCTGAATTTGGTTTCATTTTGAATGTATGTAATCACAGACTTAGCCAATTAGCAACTTGAGAGTGAGTGAGTTTTATTCGTAGGTAAGCCATTCATGCTCTTGCAAATGTGTTTAGGCTCTATGCTAGTCCACAAAGCTTTGATGTTTCTCCTCTTATATTGATGTTTTGCTTGTTAATGATATTCTCTCTTCctcaaaaaatatagatatttaAGGTTTTTTcacataaagtaaatattctAACAGAATTAGCATTTATTaagagataattttattaaaaaattattattctctcacttaatttcaataaatatattattaaatcttttaagaaaacattatttattacaagataaaattaaaatagatatttaaatatcttattgaaaagtgaaaacatcaatcaatttaaaattattttcaaatgttaaAAAGATAATCATTTTGGAACGGGGGAGTATAAGTAAGTttgttgcagtaaaaaaaattaagtcacACTTATTAAcacttattaaattattgataagatttttcaaaaattaataacgAACCAAATTAGATAAAGcattaaaaaattgaaccaTTTTTAACCGTATAACAAACTAAAGAAATGGTTTGATTTAGTTAAAGCcagttatttttttcatttagattCGGGGCGAGGAGAACTTTTTCCTAATTTGATTTAGGTTAATTCAATTTTGTATGTTGAATCCAACTATAAATAAACCTAAGGGAAGGTAATGATGAAGAATTTTTAACCTCAGTTGTTAAGAAttttcaacatcagttattaatcgatgttgaaatTATGGCATTAATTTATCAACATTAACATCGATGATTTAAAAATGGAtattattgtaacaaaaaaaacattgatttttaagaaaattaatattgttGACAACAtggattttcaataaaaaaaaatgatgtttgtaagaataaaacattggttttttaaaaaattgatattttttactaaCAATATCGGTTTTCTTGAAATCAATGttgttttatgatttatttttaaatatcatatttatttttttaattagcaacCTAAAGTAATTAATTCAGATCACAACTTATCGTTCAAAGTTGtataaaaacacataaaatcagtcatgcaccAAAAGTTATAAACAAAGTATATCAATATATCATGTACCAAGGATAGTTATAAACatttctaaacaaaataacatattataaacaaaaatttacaaattaataatatattagagtagtaatttattttatttacaaacaaAGCCAgaataaaacaaagttagaagttgcatctaggaactcaaatataatttgagtttcagaaagcaaattttgtgtttgtgcaAAAGTTCTCCATCTATTTCCAATTTTTGCGGTCTTCCtatgataattataaattattctatACTTCATCCCTTACAAGTTTAGATCATTGAATCTTGCAGCTTTCATAAATGAGTACATGGTACTCGGCATATCCTAACACGCAAAAGAAATTCATATTAGATAACTATATGATATCAAAATTTGACATATAGAGAGGAGTGTTTAATTATTTACCACCAAACTGGTGCAAGTCACTTTGTACTTGGTGAGTAGGACTTTAAAAGTAACTAATTGTAGTCGGTGAGTTAGACTTTAAAAGTAACTAAGTTAGGAACTTGGTGGTACaacatgttaacatcggttttttaacaaACCAACGTTAACTcaattatgataatattgattttttgaaaaatcgatgttaataaaaTCAAGTTATTTATGATTGTGTTATTACGTttttgttaacattgattttatcaaaaattgatgttaagataatgatattaaatctatattttgtagtagtattttattttattttatttctaatttcttGCTCAATTCAATTCAAAAGTGCAAAAGCATTTTGTCTTAATAGTCATGAACTGATTcgttacaaattttattttagaatataataAACAATCTATGTGATCGTTACTAAGGGTAGGTAAACGGACCCAAGTTCATGGACGGACCCATGGGATCTGCGGTCCGCGCGGGTTAtggaccaatttttttaaacggtccatgattatgtcatatttttgggcCTGCCCTGCTTAACCCGCGGACTATGCGGGTTTAACCCGCGGGGTCCGCGGGTTGCCCGCAACCtgtattagatttgatttgtgtgaccctgacccaattatattagatttaattttctcttttttacttctttttcttttaaaataatagataaagaaatatatattagataaaaataaaatatttaaattaaaagatgataaagataaaaaagataagataagaaaaataaaatattaatataaataaagataagtgataaataataaaaatcttcctttttgatattttttcgatctttttctcttttaatctatcattttcatatatgcaaatcataaataataaaaatatcaattcttatcatttaacccaaaaataattgttaaataaatatttttaaagatatttcaatatatttttattataaaaaagataagtgataaaaaatcttcctttttaatattttttcaatctttttctcttttaatctatccTTTTCATATCTCCacgtcataaataataaaaatatcaattcttatcatttaagcaaaaaataattgttaaataaataattttaaatatatttcaatgtatttttattataaaaaatagctcatatCATAGTTAGTAGTTATCAGTTCTCCACCACGTAGTCACGCACACTCGCATGTCATACGACTCTTTCATTTACAAAGAGACAAAACACAACTAACACTCACGCAGTCACGCGACATACCACAGCGGCACAGCCTTGGCCCACCACTGCGCCACCACGCAAAGTACATCTCTTATTTCtctagaatttgtttttattctatttttgttgaggTTGATTCATTGTTTTTAAACTCTTAAATTCTATGCCTCTTTTCTCAATTCTGTCGCACAGATAATTTTGATAAGGGAATGAACCACGAAACTCTTGATCTGCAAGTTATAAACATGATGAATTGAgtttttgtatgatttatttattttattgatgtaattgactaattattgagattttatttacatttgtattgaacttaatttaattatattgtatttttattaaaattgaaattcttttaaagcTAGACCCGTGGACCGGCCCATTTGACCCGCGGGGGCGGGGGCGGGGGCGGATCAATTTATTTGATTCATGTAAGAAGCGGGGACGGATTGACCCGGTCCACTGTCAATGCGAACTTATGCGAACGGGCCTTACGTAGGACAGGCCGGCCCGCTTACCCACCCCTAATCGTTACCAGAGAATTAGTACTTTTTTTCATTGGATCGATTTCGAATGCCAATTTATCAAAGCTGCCCGCttaattaactaatttcttACTGAATGAGCACTTCCTCATCAACAAAACTCTCATATTAAATTCACTTTCTtatgaaatatgtttttattccttatcaatgttctttcctttttgttttatcaATGGGTTGTTGTGGTGAAATAAGCAACTTTACTAAGCATAGCAGAGAGACAAAAGACAAACGAAGGATCACGAAGCTGGATGACATACTACTATACTAGTGACATACTTTCCATATTTTATCGTAATAGTTAGACATACCATGCGCATGTAATAATAATCTTAACGTTTAAGGCTTTAAGGAATTTGTCTCCCTCCTCGTTGTCGAAGGCTTCGCTGTCCTACTGACATGTTCCgcttatccaaacaaaaaagtGTCTTGCCCTTGAGCTAATCCAAATTCCAAAACAACCTCATTGGGTGGTTTTTCCAACACAGTTATATGCTATATTTTGCTTTCTCTTGAAGTATTGGTATATGCCAATTCATTCCGTCTCAGTTTCGtctttatgttattttacataaataaaaaaattaaataaaataataataattttagaaaattaattttattattatttttttcatgtaattaatatcataagagacataaattaaaatttaattaatattattaaaaaataaaataataattatttgaaaataaaaattttctttagcGATTATTATGAGAGGGAGTGAGTACTGACTattaagatttaaagataatGATTATGATTCAAATCTCAACTTGATCACTTTACTATTTTCTTAATCTTCCTTTTTCAAAAAAGATGTGACTCGCTTTATTTTTCTAAAGGAAATTATTGTCGGGCTCTGGAAGTTAGTCCCGTGATCAAGATCTTTACAGTCAAGGATATGCTTGGtgtaagaaaataacagaaaagaaagaatagaagaaaaaaatgtgagaggatttttaaattgtttaatgGAAAATCAAAGTTCagattttgtatgttatttaattgtgtaaaaataaataacagaacatatataaaatataaaataagataaatattatattatatctaataataaaatataataaatttattattttttataataattatcttaaaaatcatattaataatattttttttaatatcataaaaCTATTTTAGTATCTTACACAGTTAATCCATACCTATTAAACtcatcaaataatataaatatctccaataaaaaaatgtgaaaaattaagaacaattttatctttatgcTAACATGAAACAGCTAGGGACTTttactttcaattttatttttttctttcactttttaattataaaattgttactttatttttattatattgtctgtttttaaagatttgtaaaaaaagaacatcaaaataacttttttcGTTTTGTAACAAATCTTTGAATACATAAAACAGAGTGAAAATAAGAtcgaagaaaattttaaattaaaaataaaaacaaaaaataaaattacaagtaAACTCTTCTTATCTTTCCTTCCATCTCTCCTTATCATCCTAGATTATTTcacataaattaagaaaaactaataaaaaataaaaaaaaaacaaattctataaaattaatcctattattattaaattatttttgtttcttatatattaatattacaagaaatataaatagaaaaaaataattaatattacatctaaaaactaaaataataattattttaagataatttttttcttacacaaTAAATATTATGAAACGGAAGAAGTATTGTTCATGAGCACTAAATCCATTTTAAAGCTTGTACACAACCCTAACATCCAACTTGGTAgatccattaattttaaataattttggtcCCCCGGTTCCATTTATTAACCCACCAAAAGCATTATCTATACCTAGAAATAGTTCCCACTTTCCAGCAACCTCGCCAACGATGGTAAAGAGCACAACAGTACTACATGCCTTATTAAGACACAAATAATGAATTGTGTGGCCTACTTGTTCAACCCATTGAATTAGCTAGTGAACTGAAACTGTTGGATGttgttaattgattaaattctttttccttAAGCATATCAATCAATGAATGTAGTAGTAGTAGTTTATTACTCCCACCATCgcattataattatcattctaaattaatttatacagataaaaaactaataaatagaaaaatagaataataatttacaaaattattttatcaataataatttattttttatttttgtagcatatatcattaatatttgaaagaatataacttgaaaaaaaaattaatgttactaaatgtcaattgttttaaaaaaaaaattcttctaatACGATAATTATTGTGGGACCGATAATTATTATGGCACGTAGGGAGTAGTATTTTTTATGGAAACAgaaaattttttaatgaaaaaacatACCAGTACAATAATTCTCGTTAATTGAAGCCATTAATAGATCACAGTTAATTTTGCTCTATTTTTTCAAGGTAACGTGTTTCAtgatatgaattttaattttaactttcttcttttttttaaacccGAAATATTTTCAATCGAACATCAAATACTAacctataaaaaatataaagtaatttatttttagtttataatgGTGACACCAATATTTAAATTTAGGGCCTTGTCCATACTAACCAAATTTCTTCACCCGGCCCATCCCAAAGATAGCTACtgatattcatttaaaaaattgatatttttaacatatatttttttggataattACTCCGTCCTTGAATTTGTAAGATAATAATAGATGATTTTTTTACTCAATTGCACATTCTCTCTCCAGTAAATGCTCAATGTACACTAgtttggaaaaatatttccaaacTACACCTGTTTTGGCTCATTCACAGAAGTTGGGTTCTCACACCCCGACTTccgttctttcttttttttttaataaaaaagtttttatattattaaaattaaatattatattatataaaattatttttaaataatttgaaaattagttatttattaaattaatttatgtaatattattttataatttaattttgttattaagaaaatgatattattaaatttaaatatttttgttatattatttaaattatttaagatattttttggtgaatatatattttaaaatctaaattttgtataataatatatttattttagtaaatatttattttgtataataatctgaattttaaaatttttaatttaactattttactaaatataattagtttgtttatgtttttagatttaattaaaaataataaaactaaagcttttaacaatttatttatataagaacATTATACTACgtcatcaataaaatatttaaacaatgacATTTGTCTAAGGAAAAACTAAGATGAGGATACATTAGGACAATTATTTCTGCTATGACCATGTTGTTGACAAAGTccacatttttttctacttgcTCGTTCATTTTCGTCTTCGTCCATCTCAGTAGGAATGCGAGTTGAAACTGGACGACCCTTTACAATCCTCTTTCTCCTTGGATCAGGACCCTACTGATCTCCTTCATATTCTTGCCACATTGATTCGTGTGGCAATAAACCAAAGGAGTTGTCGTAGATGTGCAAAATGTGTTGTAAAGTGAATATCATCGGCACATAGGTCATGGGATCAACATTGACAGATTTACAGGCAGCCATGACGTGAGAACACGGTAAATGTTTAGCCTGAAATTCACCACAATCACACTTTTGGGATTGTAACATTACTCTAAACCTTCCAGGTGGTCTGGGTGTTTCAAGTGGGGATTGAGTCTCGGTTATAATAAAAGTGTGATTGTGTCTATCGAATTCATTTACAATGTGTGTATTAGATTCTTGTTGACCACTATTGATTGCATCGAAGACGACTTCAGAATACTGTGAGCCGGAGTTGATCATTGCCTGAGTTTTTGACCTCTATTAGCAAAGAGTTGTGCGGTCTTGAAATAGGTCTCCTCAACCAATGATGACACCGACAAATGTCTTGTGTTTTTGAACATGGAATTAACAGACTCCGACAAATTGGTAGTCATATGTCCCCAACGTTTCCCCTTATCAAAGCATTGTACCCATTTTTGTTTGGGTAATTGATCAAGCCATTCAGCTGCACTTGGCTTATTCGCACGAATATCCCCAAGATGTCGCCAGTGCATCTTCTCCGTGTATGCGTACCCtgtaaatatttaatcaatgtattatgttataaaatttgattgaaagaaaattataacaaataaataaaatagattctcaCCAGCCAACATAAGTGGTTTCTTTAAATGTTTGCAGT
The genomic region above belongs to Glycine max cultivar Williams 82 chromosome 14, Glycine_max_v4.0, whole genome shotgun sequence and contains:
- the LOC100790297 gene encoding glucan endo-1,3-beta-glucosidase 5, which translates into the protein MELMVCGKLRGCLVLVFFAALLVGLVNGIGVNWGTQLTHPLPASTIVKMLKDNGIQKVKLFDADPDILNALKKSGIQVMVGIPNDMLYTLANNMQAAEKWVSKNVSAHVSSGGVDIRYVAVGNEPFLSTYNGTFEAITLPALQNIQSALVKAGLGNQVKVTVPLNADVYQSTQVPSDGDFRQNIHDLMVQIVKFLSQNNAPFTVNIYPFISLYSDSNFPVDYAFFNGFQSPINDNGRIYDNVFDANHDTLVWALQKNGFGNMPIIVGEVGWPTDGDRNANLQYAQRFNQGFMSRYIAGKGTPMRPGPMDAYLFSLIDEDFKSIQPGNFERHWGLFYYDGQPKYMLNIGSRANGLVAATGVAYLPKKWCILKTSANLNSDQVAPSVSYACQNADCTSLGYQTSCGGLDARGNLSYAFNSYFQVNDQIDSACKFPGLSVVTDKDPSTGDCKFKIMIQTDSAGLHGNGRIWSLRIVLFVLLFFTLM